In Paenibacillus sp. G2S3, a single window of DNA contains:
- a CDS encoding IS3 family transposase (programmed frameshift), producing the protein MTRYSTDEKIQAVMRYKKGSESLKTIAKSIGIHHSVFSNWISQYEHHGEEAFKKGYTSYPAKIKLDVLNYMNEFGTSVRETAAIFNIASHSTILSWHRSLELHEMDALQPKKKGCPSMKKEPNKRKIQTLKEGSVEALQAEVERLRMENAYFKKVECLSSKQGKITKQDKARVVYELRNEFSVKALLQLADIPRSTYYFVVKTFGMPDRDKELKDVIQAIYEEHEGRYGYRRIRDELVNRGHHVNHKKVQRLMQVLGLKCVVRMKKYRSYKGTIGKLAPNILERNFHAENPNEKWVTDITEFKLFGEKLYLSPILDLYNGEIITYTIGSRPVYSLVSTMLDQAFRRLTDEDNLLIHSDQGWHYQMKQYRHALEERDIKQSMSRKGNCYDNAVIENFFGIMKSEFLYLKEFESITHFKQELSKYIDYYNNKRIKAKLKGLSPVQYRTQAQQVA; encoded by the exons ATGACCAGGTACAGTACAGACGAAAAAATCCAAGCCGTTATGCGTTATAAAAAGGGATCCGAGAGCTTGAAAACCATTGCAAAATCAATCGGGATTCACCATTCTGTCTTTTCAAACTGGATTAGTCAATATGAGCATCATGGTGAAGAAGCTTTTAAAAAGGGCTATACATCATATCCTGCAAAGATTAAACTAGACGTACTTAATTATATGAACGAATTCGGGACGTCTGTTAGAGAAACGGCTGCGATATTTAATATCGCGAGTCATAGTACCATTTTAAGCTGGCATAGAAGCTTAGAGTTACATGAAATGGACGCCCTACAACCAAAGAAGAAGGGGTGTCCATCCATGAAAAAAGAACCTAATAAACGAAAGATTCAAACGTTAAAAGAAGGGTCTGTTGAGGCATTACAAGCAGAGGTAGAGCGTTTGAGAATGGAAAATGCATATT TTAAAAAAGTTGAATGCCTTAGTTCAAAACAAGGAAAAATCACCAAACAAGACAAAGCACGAGTAGTCTATGAACTAAGGAACGAATTTTCGGTGAAAGCACTCCTACAGCTAGCAGATATCCCTCGTAGTACGTATTATTTCGTGGTAAAAACGTTTGGTATGCCCGATAGAGATAAGGAGCTAAAAGACGTTATTCAAGCGATTTACGAGGAGCATGAGGGGCGTTATGGTTATCGTCGTATTCGTGACGAGTTAGTGAATCGAGGACACCATGTAAATCATAAAAAGGTACAACGCTTGATGCAGGTATTGGGTTTAAAGTGTGTGGTACGTATGAAGAAATATCGTTCCTATAAAGGGACGATTGGCAAACTCGCACCGAACATATTAGAACGTAACTTCCACGCTGAGAATCCAAATGAGAAGTGGGTTACGGATATTACAGAGTTTAAATTATTTGGAGAAAAGCTGTACTTATCTCCAATCCTAGATCTATATAATGGTGAGATTATTACGTATACAATCGGTTCAAGACCGGTCTACTCGCTTGTTTCAACGATGTTAGATCAAGCATTCCGTCGATTAACCGATGAAGATAACCTCCTTATTCATTCTGACCAAGGCTGGCACTATCAGATGAAGCAGTATCGTCATGCCCTTGAAGAACGCGATATCAAGCAAAGTATGTCCCGTAAAGGTAATTGCTACGACAACGCCGTCATTGAGAACTTCTTTGGTATCATGAAATCTGAATTTCTATATTTAAAGGAATTCGAAAGTATCACACATTTCAAACAAGAGCTATCAAAATACATCGATTATTACAACAACAAGCGAATTAAGGCAAAACTAAAAGGCCTGAGTCCGGTACAGTACCGAACTCAGGCCCAACAAGTCGCTTAA
- a CDS encoding DUF4855 domain-containing protein: MKRSRKWVALVMVAIMIVTMMPIAQAEEALPPTQTEGQTPVNPPGEADPVEVTNPSDLPGAGTEGVIASVYGAVYHNLAAGLSYEWSQEPEASYPDEGNTLTDGIYGASNRSDVAWVGHHLGKTREVVFDLGAKKSLTGIKANFLEDWPTNNVLVPLTVSMYVSDDKVNWGLLKDNATQKLWNDGKYTETYVWDGSKDGIKAVGPDAKIAYARYVKVTFTMHTRAMSFVDEIEILGEDGKVAGAVTVPTHTPKFLAAGGATAGIEHLGLLYNGQYANDLGIWTKERIIPNISYVDKDGKIKDRLFDGVLYLGINSPNPGHDFGGRAYLEDWQWYLDKTFAVGGDMDALNAAAKEVSDALNESGVKEKVVLMIPDPGESITNFGAVEQGGESLNFNDSVGKEKALANREKAVQWWLQQVKSRWEAKGYANLELVGMYWFEEQISTSQSGPDLIRSVSSTLHDMQISGKDLKFFWIPHFFAYKAFMWKDVGFDAVTIQPNYFFEPTDIERLEDSANLAKQYGMSNELEFDDRMLTDGVFRERYIDYLNSGAKTGLMKDGFKSYYQGNNAVYNTAVSKDPATRVLYDWLYQFVKGTYQVNEAPPSEVDVQMNGKPFQSGMKLPDSESVSFTWKLRTDDGLTKVTVTYDGKPYTAGTVISLAGKLGKHELNITVTAGHMVTKSYVIEATTNASGMKALVDRFEKAKQFTNSARVRSLNNYLEMMKRYEGKDAAQVTKYLQGFNAKLDEFKKAGTIKDEAYNTLKESVYYLIGNLAQNKTVEASSTEGNNANYAPAKAVDGFPASRWASEYVDNTWFLVDLDEVKEMDTVRIDWEYARADKYKLLVSNDKQNWINVMPNDGIITAHDGKETIQFNPVKAKYMKFQGIKRATDYGYSIYEFGVYNLSGAVDVKGIEGIQVKVDEEAKKVTIDGLLMNGVLTNVKLKVLDPKGKVQLEDETKSTVAGSFQFTFKLTGNLKGTNEVYLSTGYMSEPVKVTFEYLKENPGKGHDK, encoded by the coding sequence ATGAAGAGGAGTAGAAAATGGGTAGCTCTCGTTATGGTTGCGATCATGATCGTAACGATGATGCCGATCGCGCAAGCGGAAGAGGCGCTGCCGCCTACACAGACAGAGGGACAGACACCAGTGAACCCGCCGGGCGAAGCCGATCCGGTCGAGGTGACGAATCCATCAGACCTACCGGGAGCGGGTACGGAGGGTGTTATTGCGTCAGTGTATGGGGCGGTATATCACAATCTTGCAGCGGGCTTATCTTATGAGTGGTCGCAAGAGCCGGAAGCTTCCTATCCGGATGAAGGCAACACACTTACGGATGGTATATATGGGGCAAGCAATAGATCTGACGTAGCATGGGTTGGACATCATTTGGGTAAGACACGCGAAGTTGTGTTTGATTTGGGGGCGAAGAAATCACTCACGGGTATTAAAGCCAATTTCCTCGAAGATTGGCCAACGAACAATGTACTCGTGCCACTCACGGTATCGATGTACGTCTCCGATGACAAGGTGAACTGGGGACTGCTCAAAGACAATGCCACGCAGAAGCTGTGGAATGACGGCAAATACACGGAGACCTATGTGTGGGACGGCAGCAAGGACGGCATTAAAGCGGTCGGCCCAGATGCGAAAATCGCGTATGCTCGGTACGTGAAAGTGACATTCACAATGCATACGCGTGCAATGAGCTTCGTGGATGAGATTGAAATCCTCGGTGAAGACGGCAAAGTTGCCGGAGCCGTAACTGTTCCAACGCATACGCCGAAATTCTTGGCGGCAGGCGGAGCGACAGCGGGTATCGAGCATCTTGGACTTTTGTATAACGGGCAATATGCGAATGACTTAGGCATCTGGACGAAAGAACGGATCATTCCGAACATTAGTTATGTCGATAAGGACGGCAAGATTAAGGATCGACTCTTCGACGGTGTCCTGTATCTTGGCATTAACTCTCCAAATCCAGGTCATGATTTCGGCGGGCGGGCTTATCTGGAAGATTGGCAATGGTATCTGGATAAAACCTTTGCGGTAGGCGGCGATATGGATGCGTTAAACGCAGCGGCTAAGGAAGTATCCGATGCGCTGAACGAGTCTGGCGTGAAGGAAAAGGTTGTCCTCATGATTCCAGATCCAGGTGAATCGATCACTAATTTTGGAGCTGTTGAACAAGGTGGTGAATCGCTGAACTTCAATGATTCCGTTGGCAAAGAGAAAGCCCTTGCGAACCGTGAAAAAGCAGTTCAATGGTGGCTGCAGCAAGTCAAATCGAGATGGGAAGCAAAAGGTTACGCTAACCTCGAGCTTGTAGGTATGTACTGGTTCGAAGAGCAAATCAGCACAAGCCAATCCGGACCGGATCTGATCCGTTCGGTGAGCAGCACCCTGCATGACATGCAAATTAGCGGCAAGGACCTGAAGTTCTTCTGGATTCCGCACTTCTTCGCTTATAAAGCGTTCATGTGGAAGGATGTTGGCTTCGATGCGGTGACGATCCAACCGAACTACTTCTTCGAGCCGACGGATATCGAGCGCTTGGAGGATTCTGCGAATCTGGCGAAGCAGTATGGCATGTCCAATGAACTCGAGTTCGATGATCGGATGCTGACGGACGGCGTGTTCCGCGAGCGGTATATCGATTACTTGAACAGCGGTGCGAAGACAGGGCTCATGAAGGATGGCTTCAAATCGTATTACCAAGGCAACAATGCAGTCTATAACACCGCGGTAAGTAAAGATCCAGCGACACGCGTTCTTTACGACTGGCTGTATCAATTTGTTAAAGGAACGTATCAGGTCAACGAGGCTCCGCCTTCCGAGGTAGACGTGCAGATGAACGGCAAGCCTTTCCAGAGCGGGATGAAGCTGCCCGATTCAGAATCCGTATCCTTTACATGGAAGCTTAGAACGGATGATGGTCTGACGAAAGTGACGGTGACGTATGACGGCAAGCCTTATACAGCGGGTACCGTTATTTCGCTTGCAGGCAAGCTTGGCAAGCATGAGCTTAACATTACCGTTACGGCGGGGCATATGGTGACAAAGTCATATGTTATCGAAGCAACGACAAATGCATCTGGTATGAAAGCGTTAGTCGACCGCTTCGAAAAAGCGAAGCAATTTACCAATTCTGCAAGGGTGCGTTCTTTGAACAACTATTTGGAAATGATGAAGCGCTATGAAGGGAAAGATGCAGCGCAAGTCACCAAGTATCTCCAAGGCTTTAACGCAAAGCTGGATGAATTCAAGAAGGCAGGTACGATAAAAGATGAGGCGTACAATACGCTGAAGGAAAGCGTCTATTACCTGATAGGCAATTTGGCGCAGAATAAAACGGTAGAAGCTTCATCGACCGAAGGCAATAATGCGAATTATGCACCGGCTAAAGCCGTCGATGGATTCCCTGCTTCAAGATGGGCGAGCGAATACGTGGACAATACTTGGTTCCTGGTCGATCTCGATGAAGTGAAGGAAATGGATACGGTTCGAATCGATTGGGAATATGCTCGCGCCGATAAATACAAACTTCTTGTGTCGAACGATAAGCAGAACTGGATCAATGTCATGCCAAATGACGGAATTATTACCGCGCATGATGGCAAAGAAACGATTCAGTTCAACCCGGTCAAGGCAAAATACATGAAGTTTCAAGGCATAAAAAGAGCAACCGATTACGGATATTCCATCTACGAGTTTGGTGTCTATAACCTCTCGGGCGCTGTAGACGTGAAGGGCATTGAGGGCATACAAGTAAAGGTTGACGAGGAAGCGAAAAAAGTAACGATTGATGGATTGCTGATGAATGGCGTCCTTACAAATGTGAAGTTGAAGGTGCTTGATCCGAAAGGCAAGGTTCAACTCGAAGATGAGACGAAGAGTACAGTCGCGGGAAGCTTCCAATTCACATTCAAACTTACGGGTAATTTAAAGGGAACCAATGAGGTGTATCTATCGACTGGCTATATGAGCGAGCCTGTAAAAGTGACCTTTGAATACTTAAAAGAAAACCCGGGTAAAGGTCACGATAAGTAA
- the scfA gene encoding six-cysteine ranthipeptide SCIFF, which translates to MKRIVTLSTRKLMDTAKHGGCGACQTSCQSACKTSCGVANQKCENAMNR; encoded by the coding sequence GTGAAAAGAATCGTAACACTGAGCACCCGCAAACTGATGGATACCGCAAAACACGGCGGATGCGGCGCATGCCAGACATCTTGCCAGTCCGCTTGTAAAACTTCCTGCGGCGTTGCAAACCAGAAGTGTGAAAATGCAATGAACAGATAG